In Methylobacterium sp. WL1, the sequence CTCGATCCTGATCGTGCCGGGCCGCATCCGCATCCGGCGTATCCGTCTGGTGGTCGATGCCCTGGCGGCCGCGCTTGCCGAGCTTCCCGGAATCGACAGGCCCTAAGCGGGTGGCCGATCACGCACCGGCACCCAGCCTGAGCCTGTCAGAACACTCAGCCCGGATCGTCGGCCGGCTTCTCGCCCACCGGCGCGAAGAAATCCTCTGGCAGCACCACGGTTACCCGCCGCTGCGCGAGGTCGAGGACCGGCACGAACGCCTTGGTGAAGGGCAGCAGCGCCGTGGCGCCGCCCGCGGCGGGCTTGAGCTCGAGCAGGTCGCCGCCACCGTAATTCGGAACCGCGACGACCGTGCCGACGACGTTGCCGGCCTCGTCCACCGCCGTGGTCCCCACGAGGTCGGCTGCATAGACCTCGTCGTCGTCGTCGGGCTCCGCGAGGCGGTCGCGGGGGATGAACAGGGCGACGCGGTTGAGCGTCTCGGCAGCGCTGCGGCTGCCGATATCCTTGACCCGGGCGATCAAGATGTCGGGGGAGGATCCCGGGGCGGTGCGCACGGCCGACAGGGTCAGCGTGCGATTGTCGGAGGTCATCAGCGGGCCGTAGCCGGCGATCGCCAACGGATCGCCGGTGTAGGAT encodes:
- the rimM gene encoding ribosome maturation factor RimM (Essential for efficient processing of 16S rRNA), whose product is MARRPAGPSSRDGGRRGRAGTAIGAIAPEAATSPKAPAPKPVAPPVPPDPNLVLLGEFGRAHGLNGEIRLKSYTGDPLAIAGYGPLMTSDNRTLTLSAVRTAPGSSPDILIARVKDIGSRSAAETLNRVALFIPRDRLAEPDDDDEVYAADLVGTTAVDEAGNVVGTVVAVPNYGGGDLLELKPAAGGATALLPFTKAFVPVLDLAQRRVTVVLPEDFFAPVGEKPADDPG